The Crocinitomicaceae bacterium genome includes a region encoding these proteins:
- a CDS encoding proline--tRNA ligase encodes MAEKITKREADYSEWYLDIIKMADLAEHSDVKGCMIIKPYGYAIWEKMKEVLDKKFKETGHSNAYFPLFIPKSYLSKEASHVEGFAKECAVVTHYRLKVDENGGGIVVDPEAKLSEELIVRPTSETIIWSSYKKWIQSYRDLPILINQWANVVRWEMRTRLFLRTAEFLWQEGHTAHATKTEAIQETEKMLDVYASFAENYMAMPVIKGLKTENERFAGADETYCIEAMMQDGKALQAGTSHFLGQNFAKAFDVKFADKEGKQDFVWATSWGVSTRLMGALIMTHSDDQGLVLPPKLAPIHVAIVPIFRGNEELEKIKAKSQPLIDELRAKGLTVKLDDDDQKRPGWKFAEYEVKGVPVRIALGMRDLENNQAEIARRDTQEKKLISLDGLSDYIVKLLDEIQNNLFERALKFRDASIEKVDSYDDFKKKIDQGGFFLVHWDGTKETEEKIKTETKATIRCIPLDSTEENGLCMVTGKPSTRRVIMAKAY; translated from the coding sequence ATGGCAGAGAAAATTACCAAACGAGAAGCTGATTATTCTGAATGGTACTTAGACATCATCAAAATGGCTGATTTAGCTGAGCATTCAGACGTAAAGGGTTGTATGATTATCAAACCTTACGGCTATGCTATTTGGGAAAAAATGAAAGAAGTGTTGGATAAAAAATTTAAAGAAACAGGACATTCCAATGCCTATTTCCCACTTTTTATTCCAAAATCTTATTTGAGTAAAGAAGCAAGTCACGTTGAAGGCTTTGCAAAAGAATGTGCTGTTGTAACACATTACCGATTAAAGGTTGATGAAAACGGTGGCGGAATAGTTGTTGATCCGGAAGCAAAATTGAGTGAAGAACTTATTGTGCGCCCAACTTCTGAAACCATCATCTGGAGTAGTTATAAAAAATGGATACAATCATATCGTGATTTGCCTATACTGATTAATCAATGGGCAAATGTGGTGAGATGGGAAATGCGCACCAGATTATTTTTACGCACGGCAGAATTTTTATGGCAAGAAGGGCATACCGCTCACGCAACCAAAACTGAAGCAATTCAGGAAACTGAAAAAATGTTAGACGTTTACGCCTCATTCGCTGAAAACTATATGGCAATGCCGGTTATCAAAGGACTTAAAACAGAGAACGAACGTTTTGCAGGCGCTGATGAAACGTATTGTATTGAAGCAATGATGCAAGATGGTAAAGCACTTCAAGCCGGTACCTCACATTTTCTGGGACAAAATTTTGCCAAAGCATTTGATGTAAAATTTGCAGATAAAGAAGGTAAACAAGATTTTGTTTGGGCTACCTCATGGGGTGTTTCAACTCGGTTAATGGGGGCTCTCATCATGACGCATTCAGATGATCAGGGTTTGGTTTTGCCTCCTAAGCTTGCCCCAATTCATGTAGCTATAGTTCCTATCTTCAGAGGGAATGAAGAACTTGAGAAGATTAAAGCAAAATCACAACCATTAATTGATGAACTGAGAGCAAAAGGCTTGACGGTTAAACTAGATGATGACGATCAAAAACGCCCGGGTTGGAAATTCGCTGAATACGAAGTGAAGGGCGTACCTGTTCGCATTGCATTAGGTATGCGTGATTTGGAAAATAATCAAGCGGAAATTGCTCGCAGAGATACGCAAGAAAAAAAGCTAATATCACTGGATGGCTTATCTGATTACATCGTAAAATTACTGGATGAAATTCAGAACAATCTCTTTGAGCGGGCTCTCAAATTCAGAGATGCTTCTATTGAAAAAGTTGATAGTTATGACGATTTCAAAAAGAAAATTGATCAAGGTGGATTCTTCCTCGTTCACTGGGATGGAACAAAAGAAACTGAAGAAAAAATAAAAACAGAAACTAAAGCTACCATTCGTTGTATTCCGCTAGATTCAACAGAAGAAAATGGATTGTGCATGGTTACCGGAAAACCTTCAACACGAAGGGTTATTATGGCAAAAGCGTATTAA